Below is a window of Geovibrio ferrireducens DNA.
GTGTGGGAAAGGTCTCTCACAAGCCTGTTGAATTTGCTGAATGTGGAGCCGATGGGGAGCATGCGTATGCTCATGGTATTATCACGGAGGTCCCACACAAGCCTTTCCACATCCTCCGCAATTTTAAGGAGTTCGGGCTCGTTTTTCCTCGCCGCTGTCTGGCTGAGGCGCGCCTGCACAGTAACAAGCTCACCGACGAGATCCACAAGGAAGTCCAGCTTATCAGACTGAACCCTTATGGAGGTCATACCCTCCGCCTCAATCTTTTTGGCTTTTATTTCCTTGATATGCTTCTGTTCCTCAAGGGCAGCAGCAATTGCAGAAGGAGGAACAACGCCTTTCTCGACCAGAATTTCGCCCAGACGTTTTTTCTCTGCCAGAATGGCTTCAAGCTCGATTCGGGATATATCCCCTTTTTCCACAAGGATTTCCCCGATTCTTTCGTGTTCATCGGAGGATTCCCCGTCATAAAAGGCAACGGGAGTTATTGTTATATCGCAGTCGTCCTCAACAAAAATAAAGACATCGCGTATGGCATTTTCACCCTTGTCAGTGGTGAGTATTATATCCCAGTTTACATAGCATTTTTCGCTCTCAAGCTCATCGAGATATGGGATATTCTCTGAATGAGCAATAACTTTGCATTCACCCAGCTCCGCCATCTCGTTAAGAAGAAGCTGAACATTTACCCCTCTGGTAAAAATGTCCTCATGGGGTTTGAACTGAACCCTGAAAGTGGTCAGAGAGCTTTTGCTCTCCTTGGCTTTTTCAGCAGGTTTATCAGCAGCGTCACCGCCGCTCCGGAGAGCAGAGAAGAAATCCTTGATTGCGGCAGCGTCACCGCCGGAGGAATCAATAGTTTCATCCGCCACCATCTCTTTGATAACATCGCAGGCTTTCAGAGAGTTCTCTATCATCTCCTGAGTAACTGCGAGTTTCCCCTCACGCACAAGGTCGTAGGCTGTCTCTATGCCGTGTACGAATGCGGCGAGGTTGTCAAATCCGAACATCGAACCGGAGCCTTTAATGGTATGCATGGCTCTGAAAACCTTAGCCACCAGATCAGAATCATCCGGCGTGTTTTCAAGTTCCATCAAAGAATGCTCAAGCTCCTCAAGGAGCTCCCCGGCTTCGGTTACGAATGCCTGTTTATGAATATCAGCGGACATAATCCTATCCTAACACTTTCTTAACTACTCCCAGAAGCTGTTCGGGCTTAAAGGGTTTTACTATCCAGCCCGTAGCGCCTGCCGCTTTCCCTTCCTGTTTTTTTGAGTCCTGCGATTCAGTAGTCAGCATTATTATCGGTATAAATTTAAAGGCGGCCTGTTTTCTCAGCTCTTTTATCAGCGTTATGCCGTCCATGTTGGGCATGTTAAGGTCGGTTACGACCATATCGATCTTTTTCCCTGCAACTTTTGAGAGAGCGTCCGCTCCGTCTCCGGCTTCGATAACCTCGTACCCTTCTTTCGTGAGGGTAAACTTAACCATCTGGCGTATGCTGGCGGAATCATCCACACTAAGAATCATTTTTCCCATCAAACACTCTCCTTAACCACCCAAAGGCAGTTTCCGCATTTATCATTGCTGCACCCGGAACGTCTTGAAAAACCGAGGCTGAACTTTTTAAGATCCAGCGGGCAGCCCTCGGTTTTATCGAATGATATATGCTTCCCGCCAGATGAAAATGTCCGGTGGGCAGAACACATAAGCTGGAAGAACGTGAAATCTATACTGGATTCTCCGGCAATATTAACTCTTACGTGATCTTCCGTGGAATAAAGCTCCATAAGTTTTTCCCTGACCTGCCCTATGTTGCACACGGTCAGATCGCCTGATAAGGAAAGAACACAGTCAGAACCGATTTTTTCCTCTCTGATGTCTAACATTTTATTCTCCTAAAATAATTCAACATTGTCCGCCTCTGCGGCTGCTGCTTTCCCTTTTCTGCTTTTGCCTGCCGTATTAGAGGTGAACCCTTTTATGTGTTTTTCAAATATCTCTCTTTCACTTTCCATGGTGTACATGGTCTTGAGGTGCGCGCCCAAATCGCTCAGACGGAGCGTGCAGAGGTTCCCCCCCACATCGTCCATTGCAGCGGACATATGCACAAGGTCTTTGCCCACTATTTCAAGAGGGTCTATGACGTGCTCAATCCTCTGCCTGTTTATATCCTGATACTGGAGAGAAATTACTATTCCCCTTATGCGCTCTGCGGTTTTCGCTGTTTCTTCCTGAAGGCATCTGATTGTTTCCTTTGCGGAATTGATTCCGCCGTCAAGAAGACTCAGCGCTTCGTCCACATCGTGCTCAGAGGAGACGGCAAGCTCGTTCATTCTGCTGGCATTGCTGGATGATTCGCTGTAAATGCCCTCTATATCGTTTGTGATTATTTTTACCGAGTTTCTTATCTCCATTGCAAAACGGTTGGACTGCTCGGAGAGCTTCCTTATCTCGTCCGCCACAACGGCGAAGCCTCTTCCGTGTTCCCCTGCCCTTGCCGCCTCTATAGCCGCATTCAGGGCGAGAAGGTTTGTCTGATCCGCTATGTACTCCACCTGTGAGACAGTTGCGTTGACCTTGTTAGCGCCTTCCATAATCTGGCTGAGGCGCAAGCTTATGAGATCTGAAAAAGAACCGGTTTCTTTTAGGGTTTTTATTACTTCCAGAAGAACTTTACGGTTTTTTTCCATCATGGACTGACCGCCTCTGTCATTCTCCATAAGGTTTGAGATTGCTGAACCTGCGAGTTCGCTGTGGTTCTCCACCTGCTCAACTATGCTCATAAAGTTGCTGCTGATCTCATTGGCGGATTCTTCCGTGTCCTTTATGACTTTTCTAAGCTGAATGGAGAACATCGGCATGAGATCTGCACGGTCATCAAGGAGCTTCTTTGTACACTTCATAAACTCCTGAAGTTTGTTCATCTCGGCCTGCTTGTCAGCTTCTGAGCGTATGCCGCATTTTTCTGCCGTCTTTAACGCCGAAAAATAAGAAGCGAAAACGCACACCGCACTCAGGATGAGCGTAATAAAAAACGACAGCATGCCGCCAGTGAAGAAAACGGCCGCCGAAGCCGCGGCTCCGGCGCAAAGCGACAGATAAACGCCTGTTTTGTCAGTCAGTTCCTGCATGATATATCCTTGTTGCCTTTATTGCCGCCGCAGCCATGCCCAAAAAAGACATGAGGAGAAAAAGCCCCATTTTTGCAGCGGAAACAGCGCTGATATTTAAGTATTCGAACAATGCCATAAAAATTCCTGAAACTGCCGTGGCGGAAACGCCGATTCTGAAAATAACCGAGCTCATGATATTCTGCTCCTTTGCAAAATTGTGTGTGTACTCTCAATGAGTTCAGATGGACTAAACGGTTTATGCAGCATGCCTATTATCATCTCTCTGGAATGCTCGTCCTCCGGTCTCACATCCAGATAACCTGTTATGAGTAAAACCGGGGTTCTGAGGCCTGTTCTGTGCAGAAAATCAAGAACCTCAAGTCCTGTCATTTCCGGCATCATCATATCTAAGAGGATGAGATCAAAGCCTTTTCCGGTGCTTTCCTTTTCCTTTATTTTTTCTATACATGCCAATCCGTTGGCAGCTTCCGTAACTTTATATCCGAACTTTCTGAAGTAGAGGCATACCCCTCTTCTGAGTTCTTCTTCATCTTCGGCAAAAAGTATTTCGAGATTCTCAGTATTTTCCATGCATACTATAAAGCAACATCGATGCCAGAAATAAAACGCTTTAGTACAAGTCATTTATTAATTCTAGCGTGCCAGCCGGATGTCAATATTAGTTGACAGAATATATTAAAAAGGCTGAAACCACTTGTATTTAAGAACTTAGACGTTTGTCAACTTTCCATGACAAGGAACAAAAATAACCACAGAACACCGCTGAATACGCGTTTGCATAGTCTGTCAATTTTTATTTACTGTACGTGTGTAACAATCGGTAACAGAAAATTACAGCCATTGACACGGAAATCTAAAAGACTATAATAACAGCATATTCTCAGGGCGGGGTGAAACTCCCCACCGGCGGTAAGCCCAACGGGCAAGCCCGCGAGCGCTTTGCACTGGTGCAAAGGTCAGCAGATTCGGTGAGAATCCGAAGCCGACGGTACAGTCCGGACGAAAGAGGATTAAACGCATGCCGAACAAACCATGCCTTAGTTTTCCCCTTGAATCTTGCCCTGATTTACGAAAATGAAGAGGTTTATACGTGAATCAGAAATGCATTTTACCCAAAACATCATTCGAAAGAGTCGAAGACGCCCTCATGTCGCTGAAAAACGGCGGCGGAATCCTTGTTCTTGACGATGAGGACAGAGAAAATGAGGGGGATCTGATATTCCCCGCAGAAACAATCACCCCTGAGCAGATGGCTGTTCTCATCAGGGAGTGCAGCGGGATAGTCTGCCTGT
It encodes the following:
- a CDS encoding STAS domain-containing protein, giving the protein MLDIREEKIGSDCVLSLSGDLTVCNIGQVREKLMELYSTEDHVRVNIAGESSIDFTFFQLMCSAHRTFSSGGKHISFDKTEGCPLDLKKFSLGFSRRSGCSNDKCGNCLWVVKESV
- a CDS encoding response regulator yields the protein MGKMILSVDDSASIRQMVKFTLTKEGYEVIEAGDGADALSKVAGKKIDMVVTDLNMPNMDGITLIKELRKQAAFKFIPIIMLTTESQDSKKQEGKAAGATGWIVKPFKPEQLLGVVKKVLG
- a CDS encoding response regulator, with amino-acid sequence MENTENLEILFAEDEEELRRGVCLYFRKFGYKVTEAANGLACIEKIKEKESTGKGFDLILLDMMMPEMTGLEVLDFLHRTGLRTPVLLITGYLDVRPEDEHSREMIIGMLHKPFSPSELIESTHTILQRSRIS
- a CDS encoding chemotaxis protein CheA — protein: MSADIHKQAFVTEAGELLEELEHSLMELENTPDDSDLVAKVFRAMHTIKGSGSMFGFDNLAAFVHGIETAYDLVREGKLAVTQEMIENSLKACDVIKEMVADETIDSSGGDAAAIKDFFSALRSGGDAADKPAEKAKESKSSLTTFRVQFKPHEDIFTRGVNVQLLLNEMAELGECKVIAHSENIPYLDELESEKCYVNWDIILTTDKGENAIRDVFIFVEDDCDITITPVAFYDGESSDEHERIGEILVEKGDISRIELEAILAEKKRLGEILVEKGVVPPSAIAAALEEQKHIKEIKAKKIEAEGMTSIRVQSDKLDFLVDLVGELVTVQARLSQTAARKNEPELLKIAEDVERLVWDLRDNTMSIRMLPIGSTFSKFNRLVRDLSHTLGKKIDLVTEGAETELDKTVIEKLNDPLVHLIRNSIDHGLEMPEERKAAGKKETGTITLSARHSGDSVLIQITDDGRGIDPEKVRKKAVEKGLIAETAELTPKEACELILAPGFSTAEAVSNISGRGVGMDVVKKNIEALKGTLDISSEKGSGTVISLKLPLTLAIIDGLLIRVADQFFIIPLAVVEECIELTPKDIANSHGRSIIQVRGDIVPYIKLRELFGIRGDVPEIQQIVVTEIDGRRVGFVTDAVIGDHQTVIKSLGKIFKEVHGVSGASILGDGSVALIIDAVKIYHGIE